The genome window CTGATGATATGTATCGAGAAACTGATGATGCTTTTGTCTCTGCAAAGATCGTTGTGAAGAAGAAAAGTTAATAGTATGTTTACACTGAAATAAAATGCAATCTTGTTAATTAAATCCTGTTTTTTATAGTTATTTTGTTTGTATGGCCGAGGGTCTGATAAGATGGGGACAGGGAAAATATAGAAACCTTACTGCATTAACACATCCAAAACcataatataaaacaatatctataaaacacatttgtaaaTTAAATATTAGCGGTAGATCGGCTTGGAGACCTGATGATAGCATGATGTAACCTCACCAAGTCATCTGACCCTTCATAAACCATGCTGTAGGGCCACCTgctaggtatgtgtgtgtgtttgtgtgtgtgaaaagcgGCGCCTGGCAAGCACTCAGAAGAAAgtacaccctcacatacccacgcccccccccgcccccaacacTGTTTGGTGCTTGTGTTTTTCAGTATGTTTTCTCTGTTTTTAGCAACTAAATCAAGTTTGttcattcaaaaataaaacttttaatttaatttattttgtgcaCGTACCGTAATATTTTACGAAAACCTTTCTAGTTTCATACTTTTCCCAAGAACTAATCTGAGACCCATTCTCTTTAACGAAATTACCAAGGATAAACATACATAAATAAGGgcattaaaatacaataaaaccaTTAAAAAAACCAATGTTTTAATAGATAAAGATGTTTTAAGTAACAATGTGTTTTAGACTCAACTTAGTAGATTCATTATGccattataaatgtaaaatctaATAAGTGGATATAATTGAGGCAAATTGTGGCTTTTTAATGAGGATGTATCATATGTCATGAGACATATCAGGTTCAGAGAAGGTGTTAGGTAACCTATCATTCAAAAGAAAGGGAGGGATATCTGTTTCCACGACTTGCTTCGCTTTGCCAAATTATTAAAAAACTCAATAGTCATCCTCCTCATCGTTGCCAtcattgttcttcttcttctcgcaGCTGAAAATGTAAACTGACATATGAAGCTCACGGGAAGTAAGCGTAAGAGATGGTAAATGGCCTTTCGGTTGTAGGGAGGACAGAACTGACCAGATATAGTCGATGAAACCAAGCACCGTCTCCCAGCTAAAACGGGCTGCTCAGCCTAACACGGCCTTAAGGCCTTAATAACATAAGCCTTTCAATAATTCTGTAGATAGTTGCCCGAATATTGTAACATGTGCTGAgcgcacttgcacacacaaaagGCATGCCCAACATGCCAAATGATAAAACAACACATTAACGATTGTATTCTACCTCACGAGAGTGACCTAGTAGGATAATTACAGATTGTTGGCTCACAAATGAGGCgcccagtacaaccagtctTCTACTGGTAGAATTTGGAGCTGCGCAGTACAACTAGTCTTCTATTGGTGGATACTGAATGCTGCCCACTACCACAGGCTTTAACTGGTggacactgggagctgcccagcaCAACCACAGGCTTCTTGTCTTTACAATTCAGCATCTTTAAAACTGAGGcaaattgaattgaaaagaTTTGATTGTTTCTATTAAATCCCTCCATAATCCATAGTGTTAGTGTTGTTAGGGCATCAGAAATCACTGCTGCTGTTCAGCGGGCCAATGTGTGTTAGTCTTTAGCAGTTAATCAGTGTTGTCTGAGCCTGAAGCCGGTTAAACAGGGTTATCTGGGTTATCTGGGCCTGAAGCCCTGGTAGTCTCCGTCCAAGCTGGGAAACTCCGCCCTGATCTTGTCTACACAGCAGCGGGGGACGACCGGGTGGCTGTCGGCCGGCGGGACCCCGAGCCTCCAGGCGATGTACTGCTCATAAGCACAGTGGCGGAGGGCGTCGGTGGAGCCGGCCGGGTCACCCAGTGGGTCCCGGTACCGCAGCAGagcctccagcagggggcggctcAGCACCAGGGGAtgaaacagaggagaggaggtgatacATGGTCCCCTGGACCTCCGGCAGCACAGCTCCTCCTGGTGGAGGGGAGTGGAACTGCAGCCACCGCACAGGCACCACGCCGGCTCACCTGGCCCGCGCTGGGGCAAGGGTTTGGAGCCATGGCCGTTGATGGGGGTCAATTTTGGGGTGCTGCCTTGCTTTGGCAGCTCCAGCATGGCTCTGAGGTGACTTCCGTTGTTCTCCTGCATGATAAACAGACGTATTCTGTCATGAAGCCCGTTGACTCTGGCCACTATAATGGCACCATTTAAGTACGTTGACCACAGCCTGTGGTACGCATCACAGACTGGTCAGACCTAAATAGTGTCATTATAGTTCAGAATCAGAATCGCTTTATTGCATAGTAAGTATTGAATTTTTTCTTGGAATTAGGTGCCACAAATAACGAtgacacataaatatataaaagtgAAAATAgaaacatttacaaaaaaagaaaatgtgtatAACATTTTAggaaaatgtatattataagGAAGAAAAAGTGGATGCCTCGTTTTAGAATTAAATGAAGCTAAACAGATCTGCAGGAATGTGTAAAATGACCATGGCACATGCAAATATTCACTGTTGTTATTGTGTTTAAAAATATTTGCAATGTGCAGAAGAGATTTGAGATACAATGGTTTATTTCTCACCTGCCGCCATTTGACATGTTTAATGTGCGGTGAAATGAGTGACTGCAACAATGATAACATACAACACTATATGAGGTGTTAGCATACTAGTTTTAGGTTTCTATGGTATGGGGGTCTAACCTTGCGTGGGAGCACAGACAAGGGCTTGACGTTCTGCAGACTCTTCTTCCGCGACTTCCGGACAAGGCGGAGTTGGTCCTCGTCCACGAACGACACAGAGAGGATGCACTGGAACAAGGACCCAGGACATGGGTATAGCTGCACCACAACAACAGATAACCCCGTTATAGACATCAAAACCATCAGCTGGGGGGGTTACCTGTTGTTTATCTTGGACAGATTCCACCTTGCGCTCCGAGTAATTCTGTCGGGCCTCCATTTTGTAACAGCTGGTCCCGATCAGCCAATCGATAAAGATGGTCGTCTGAAAAAGGGAAATGAAGCGGTCTGAATTACAAGAACCACTGTTTCACATTGTGTATGTGGgtaaaatgattttttattatgCTTTCCAAAGCAAACAATCACTACTTGGGAACAATGCTTGCTAGCTTGTAGTGCTATAAAGGCTAGCTGGTTCAATACAGAGAAACCACTGTCATTGTGATGGGATGAAAGTATCGGTCATTTGATCTCAAGCTGTCACTTACCAGGGCGTAGTACGACAGTGTCGATCCAATGTAGACCACTAGCTGAATGAAACTGAATTTCCCTGccttaacaacaacaacaacaaaatattaaatatatattaaaaataaatatgtcacTAATGAAGTTCAGTCCATTATGATTATGGAATTGGAGAAACAGACGATAAAGGAGGAAATCATCCAACCTTTCCAAACACCATGACGTCGAAGCGGATTCCAAACGCTTTGTACAGCGTGCGCATCTCTACTCCGTTCTCGCTGTGGTACCGCGCAAACCTGCGTGAGACAGCGCCAATGTAAGACTTTGTTAGCATAGCGTGATACAGTGCTAGCATACCATGAAGCAGTGTTGATCTAGCATGAGACAGTGTTAGCCTTACGTAAGACTGTGTTAGCTGAGCATGACACTGGGATAGCCTAGCGTGAGACAATGTAAACCTAGCATGAGAAAATGTAAGCGAGACAACAAGCTAATTTGAGACTGCAAGCCTAACAAGAGACAGTTGGTCTAGGGCTCCGGTCAAATAGTCAAAAATATGTGGTGCTATTTACATTCTTAAACCCTTTTCCTTGAACTTGATGTAAAATGTCATGAGGTCAAGGGAATATgtgaaggagaaagagaaaaaagacaACCCAAAATATTCCAACTGCATATACAATAGGCCATGTAATTATGCGACGGCTGACTCGGGTCAGCCGTGGTGAGACCTCTGAAGATGGACTGCTAAAAGCTCATCGTATATACTTCGCCACGTGCGTTCTTCTGACAGTGTTGCTCCATGGAGGCTTTATAAACATGGACAACCCAGTAATAAATCAGGTTGGAATTTTAATAAGAAAGGAATATAGGCTAGCAGTCACAAAAGTTAAACAAAATGGATGTCCCATTGAGAATCCACTTATATTTATCGACATGAATACCATGATTGTATGAAAACAATTTCATTTGATCGTTTCTTTGCATGAATGGAATGATTAGAATGTCGATTTAATTTTGCTGCCACTAGGATTGGAATTATGTTATTTCCTTTGGTAAAGGATTGTCCAGTGGACCTTCTGCTGAAAGATAAGAAAGAAAGCATAGAAGCACCTTTTCTTAGCATTCATAAAATTCAAACAGCTCTTAGCATGGCTGCCCCTTGGATCCTTCTCGGTCATTTCACTCAGTGAGGAACTTTCCGAAGCAAAGCTTTGGAACTCCCACCTGAAGTTGAGGCCGGGGTAGAGGGTTCGGTTGCTCTCTTTCTCATCCAGCCGTCTGAAGGAGTACTTAGGAAGGCATCGCTCCATGAGGCGGTCCAGGTTACAGTCCCAGTTGATCTGGATGCCAATCACGCCCCCCTGTAGTGGGAGGGGGGACAACACAAGCATCCCTCCTTTAAAATCACACCAGATATCGCAGATGTGCTTACATTTGAGCACTAAACACGCTGCAATCTAAATACTAATTAACAGTTCATCATTGACAACTGTAAACTTGTACATTTACATAGTTGACCCTGCTCCACGACCAGACATACCTCCACGGCAAGACCCACCCCACGATTACACCCAAGGCATGGTCAgacccagctccacctccagatCCAGTTCCAGAATCAGATCTACCTCCAAGGCCAGAGtcatctcctccaccagacCCAACTCCTCCATCAAACCCACCTCCACAGCTAGCACTGCAAAGTCCTCCCTGGCCTGGTGAACGATGTCGCCCAGACGGAAGATGGGACACAGGGCGTCATCCCCCCTGTGGCAGCCTCTCAGATAGGCGTCATTCATCTG of Gadus macrocephalus chromosome 11, ASM3116895v1 contains these proteins:
- the p2rx7 gene encoding P2X purinoceptor 7 isoform X1, producing the protein MSCRLLTLCQYETNKLVRINSVRLGSLKWTLNVVILMFICIMMLWNKQYQELDPVVSSVTAKLKGVALTQVPGLGDVVWDVVDYSGPAQEKNSFFVVTNVIITKNQKQGKCAEVPREDKVCQTDKDCSKGAWDQHSHGVQTGACVKFDVRRKTCEVSAWCPVETRSKPPRPALLAAAENFTVLIKNNIRFPAFNYVRRNILPQMNDAYLRGCHRGDDALCPIFRLGDIVHQAREDFAVLAVEGGVIGIQINWDCNLDRLMERCLPKYSFRRLDEKESNRTLYPGLNFRFARYHSENGVEMRTLYKAFGIRFDVMVFGKAGKFSFIQLVVYIGSTLSYYALTTIFIDWLIGTSCYKMEARQNYSERKLYPCPGSLFQCILSVSFVDEDQLRLVRKSRKKSLQNVKPLSVLPRKENNGSHLRAMLELPKQGSTPKLTPINGHGSKPLPQRGPGEPAWCLCGGCSSTPLHQEELCCRRSRGPCITSSPLFHPLVLSRPLLEALLRYRDPLGDPAGSTDALRHCAYEQYIAWRLGVPPADSHPVVPRCCVDKIRAEFPSLDGDYQGFRPR
- the p2rx7 gene encoding P2X purinoceptor 7 isoform X2, producing the protein MSCRLLTLCQYETNKLVRINSVRLGSLKWTLNVVILMFICIMMLWNKQYQELDPVVSSVTAKLKGVALTQVPGLGDVVWDVVDYSGPAQEKNSFFVVTNVIITKNQKQGKCAEVPREDKVCQTDKDCSKGAWDQHSHGVQTGACVKFDVRRKTCEVSAWCPVETRSKPPRPALLAAAENFTVLIKNNIRFPAFNYVRRNILPQMNDAYLRGCHRGDDALCPIFRLGDIVHQAREDFAVLAVEGGVIGIQINWDCNLDRLMERCLPKYSFRRLDEKESNRTLYPGLNFRFARYHSENGVEMRTLYKAFGIRFDVMVFGKAGKFSFIQLVVYIGSTLSYYALTTIFIDWLIGTSCYKMEARQNYSERKVESVQDKQQCILSVSFVDEDQLRLVRKSRKKSLQNVKPLSVLPRKENNGSHLRAMLELPKQGSTPKLTPINGHGSKPLPQRGPGEPAWCLCGGCSSTPLHQEELCCRRSRGPCITSSPLFHPLVLSRPLLEALLRYRDPLGDPAGSTDALRHCAYEQYIAWRLGVPPADSHPVVPRCCVDKIRAEFPSLDGDYQGFRPR